In Fibrobacter sp., the DNA window GGCACTACACTATGTCAACACAGAGGGGGTGGCGGAAGACCGCAGTCCTCTGCGGGCTGGAGACAGGGGGAGACCTCCCACTTATCATCTCTTTACAAGTTTAATGAACCCTATAATTGTTGTCCTGATCTGATCATAATCAGAACCATCTTGAATTTCTCAGGCGCGTCAACCGCATGAGGTTTATTCGCCGGCATGATAATCTGCTGCCCGGTCTCAACCCTGTACTCGGTATCCTCGATAGTTATCACACCGTATCCGTCGATTACCTCCAGGAGTGCATCGAATGGAGCTGAGTGGGTACTGAGCCTCTGTCCTCCGTCAAACGCGAA includes these proteins:
- a CDS encoding cupin domain-containing protein; amino-acid sequence: MSTKGPGKVDPQLIAKPFKYADLVNYNPGAVVSRTIIDSKEGTVTVFAFDGGQRLSTHSAPFDALLEVIDGYGVITIEDTEYRVETGQQIIMPANKPHAVDAPEKFKMVLIMIRSGQQL